From Symphalangus syndactylus isolate Jambi chromosome X, NHGRI_mSymSyn1-v2.1_pri, whole genome shotgun sequence, the proteins below share one genomic window:
- the LOC134736056 gene encoding uncharacterized protein isoform X3, whose protein sequence is MTRGLLPPKISLRSPRVRGARATSPPPARCRAVPPPGPTAGARGACACACRHEAGAQRLSGRQTGASSSQPGVPALGAVREQRRAKCACAAAEAVAAQGRARARSQSIRCGRLEHGFVRPLRGPGGGGHGGTGRPPVELRQLRRLRRKIG, encoded by the coding sequence ATGACGAGGGGCCTCCTGCCACCCAAAATATCTCTCCGCAGCCCTCGGGTGCGGGGCGCGCGCGCCACGAGCCCCCCGCCCGCTCGCTGCCGCGCGGTCCCGCCCCCAGGGCCGACGGCAGGCGCGCGAGGCGCGTGCGCGTGCGCGTGCCGGCACGAGGCCGGAGCCCAGCGTCTGTCTGGCAGGCAGACAGGTGCCAGCAGCTCGCAGCCTGGCGTTCCCGCTCTGGGGGCCGTCCGGGAACAGAGGCGCGCGAAGTGCGCGTGCGCGGCGGCGGAGGCGGTGGCGGCGCAAGGCAGAGCCAGAGCCCGGAGTCAGTCAATCAGGTGCGGGCGGCTGGAGCATGGCTTTGTGAGGCCTCTGAGGGGACCTGGCGGTGGCGGCCACGGCGGGACGGGCCGCCCACCAGTTGAACTCCGGCAGCTGAGGCGGCTGAGGAG